The stretch of DNA TGCTCACCCGGCAGACTCAGCGCCGCTGCGGCCCACGTGTAGGCGCCCTCCTTCTGGATGTTCTCGGCGAGCAGGATCGTGTTCTCGGCGCCGTCTCCCTTGCTGACGTCGCCGGAGTCCATCTTCACGTTGCCGAACGTCAAGTTGTGGAAGACGCCGTTGGCGCGGTGATCACCTTCGATGGCGGTGAAGGCGGCGCGGTCGAAGGCGCTCGCCAGGGATCCGCTGGTGGTGTACCAGTCCCACGCGCCGGTGTTCGCCGAGTAGCTCAAGCCTGCGTTGCCTTCGACCGACGTCAGCTCGGTGTCGTCGGGACATATGTACGCCGCGATGGGGCGGATCAGGGCGCGGTCGTCACTCACGTCGATCGTGCTGTCCACCATATTGTCATAGATTTGACCGCCCTCGATCTCGTTTAAGATCATCGCCGCCCAACTGACGCGGGAGTCGTCGTACACCTTTGCGGGGGTTGTTACGGTGACGGATTGAAACCGCGATCCGCTCAAACCGTTAACTTGGGGCACCAGGAAGTTTTTCTCGTTGGGCGCCTGGCCCGGCCGCTTGCCTTGTTGCAACGACTGCACGTAACCCGGGTAGCTTTGCTTCTGCGTCTCGTAGTTGATGATCGCTTTGCCGATCTGGCTCAGGTTGTTGGTGCACTGCGCCCGGCGTGCCGCGCTGCGGGCCGCTTGGACGCCCCCGAGGATCAACGCCGTCAACGTGCCGATGATGGCAATCACCACCAGCAGCTCGACGAGCGTGAAGCCGGGGCGTGGACGGTGAGCGCGAGTCGCTTGGCGTGGAGGCGTGGTCATGGAGGGTTCGTCGCTGGTTGGCGGACAGGCGCTACGGACGCCGCACGATAAGCGGAGCGTTCTGGTATTTCGAAGTGGGAAGTTGGAAGGGGGAAGTTGGAATAAAGCTCCGCTCGCGCGTCATCCCACTTCCCACTTCCAACCTCCCACTTTGGTCGGGTTCGCCGCTGGCGCCCTTGCCGATCGCTCGCCAAGAGGCACGATGGTGCAGTATCGCCGAATCCCCCCAAAATTGCCAGCAAACCCGCTCGGGACCGCCCACGAGCGGCCCCGATAGCCCCCGTGGGAGCCGCATGCAAAGACGCCCCTCCATGAGTCGTCCCCTCGTCCGCTGGTCGCTCCTCGGCCTAAGTCTGCTCGCCTTCGGCGCTGCGCTCCCGGTGGCGCGCGCCGACGTCACGGCCGCGGCGAACGGCGAATCGGCCCCCGCCGAGAAGCCCGCCGAGCCCGAGGTCCCCGCCGAGATGCTAACGCCTCAGGCGGCGCTGGAGGCCTTTGTGAAACGCATGCAGGCGAACGAGAAATCGTCCGCCGCCGAGCTGCTCGACCTCTCGCAACTGAGCGCCGTCGCCGCCGACAGCCGCGGCGCCGACCTTGCTTACAAGCTCTTCCGCCTGATCCCCGCGGTCGGCGACCCGCCAACCCAGGGCGGCGAGAGCGAGATCAACCCCTGGTACCTTCAAAAAGAAGGCTCTTCGGCCAAGGTCGATTTCGAGAAGGCGGAGTCCAACCCCGACTACGAGCAGTCGTGGTCGCTGGAGAATTGGCTTCTCTACTCGGCCCCGGAAGCCGAGCAGATCACCATCGCGCGCGACGGCGTCGGCCGCTGGCGGTTTAGCGCCGAGACGGTCGCTGTCATCGACCCCCTCTACGAGCAGTTCGAGAAGCGGATCGACGAACTCGCCGAGAAGCGCGCCGAGTTGACTGCCGCCAATGGCGACACGACCGCGACCGAAACCGAACCGACCGAGACCTTCGGCGTCTGGGTCCGCAAGCAGTTCCCACAGAGTTGGCGGACAACGCACTTCTTGCTGCCGACCTACCAGTGGTTGCTGCTCGCCGCGTTCATCCCGCTAGGCTGGCTCGCCGACTGGCTGACGCGGAGGGTGATGACCTGGATCGGCGACATGCTCCTGTTTCGGATCGACCCCGATTTCGTCGAAGAGCACAAAACCACCGCCGGCGTTTGGCAACCGGTCGGCCGCCTCGCCAACGCCGCGGTCTGGGTGTTTGGGGCGCGGTTTATTGAGTTGTCGCCCACCCTTACGAGCATCCTGCTCAATGGGTTGGTGATCGTGACCATCGTCGCCGCCGTGCTCGCGCTCTTCCGCGTGCTGGACCTGGTCGGTGATTATTTCACCCGCCGCGCGAAGAGAAGCAGCCGACAGTTCGATAACCTCTTCATTCCGCTGGCGAACTCTACCGCCAAGATCGCGATTGGCGTGGTTGGCGTGATCGCCACGATCGCGACCTTCAGCGATGAACTCCCTTCCACCTTGCTCGGCGGTCTGGGCATCGGCGGTATCGCGATCGCCTTGGCGAGCCAAGAGACGCTCTCGAACTTCGTCGGCTCGATCACGCTCCTCTTCGATCGGCCCTTCGAGGTCGGCGACTACGTAAAGATCGACAACGTGGAGGGTTCCATTGAATCCCTCGGCTTCCGCAGCACTCGGATACGCACCCCGCTCGACTCGGAGGTGACGCTCCCCAACAGCAAGCTGGCGTCGTCGAGCATCGACAACCTCGGCCGCCGCAAGTACCGCCGCTACCTGACGTTGTTGGGCGTCGAGTACAGCACCACGCCCGAGCGGATCGAAGCCTTCTGCGAGGGCATCCGTGAGCTCATCCGCCGGCACCCCCACACCCGCAAGGACTTCTACGCGGCGTACCTGCACAACTTCGGCGCCAACTCGCTCGACATCCAGCTGCTGGTCTTCTTCGAAGTGCCCGACTACGCCACGGAGCTGCGCGAGCGGCACCGGCTGCTGGCCGACGTCCTCCGGCTGGCGGCGGAGCTCGGCGTCTCGTTCGCTTTCCCGACGCAGACGCTCTACCTCCAAAAGGGCGAGAAGTGCGAGGTCCCCGAGCTCAGCGACGAAACCCCCGACCGCAGCGGCGCCCGCACGGCCGCCAAGATCGCCGGCGAGCTGCCGAACTACCAGGACCGCCCCGGCCCGGTAAAGTTCCCGGGGGCTACCCAGTTCGAGTAATCCTCGCCAATTGAGAACGTCTGAGCCGGGGGCGCTAGCCCTCGGTGGGATTCGGGTACCAGCTACCCACCGAGGGCTAGCGCCCCGGCTCAGACGCACCGTGAGGGGTTAACGCCGCCCCGGAACCTCTCCACTCGCCGCCCGAGCGGCTACAATCTCCCGCAGCTGCCAACCGCACCTACCGGAATCGCCGCGTGATGACTCCCCTCTTCGCTGCCGCCCCGCTCACCGCTGCCCCCCTTGCTGCTCAGGCCGCTCCGCTTCTCGCCCAGGGTCTGGCTGAGAATCTCTTCGTGCAGGCGGTCCTGGTCGTCGTCATCATCGGCGCCGCGCTCCTGCTGGCGTTCTTCTTGCTCAACTACGGGCGCGTCTGGCTGCAGGCGTTCATGTCGAACGTTCCGATGAACCCGTTCGACCTGGTGTTCATGAGCCTGCGCCAAGTCCATGCGAAGACGATCGTCGACGCCCGCATCCAGGCGATGCAGGCCGGCGTCGGGCAGGACCCAACCTCGGGCATCACGACCAAGCGTCTCGAGGCCCACTACCTCGCCGGCGGCAACGTGCCGCGGGTCATCAGCGCGATTATCGCCGCCCACCGGGCCGACATCGACCTCGACTTCGACCGCGCCGCGGCGATCGACCTCGCCGGCCGCGACGTGCTCGACGCCGTGAAGACCAGCGTCTATCCGAAGGTGATCGACTGCCCCGACCCGGAGAAGTCGCCGCGCTCGACCCTCAGCGCCGTGGCGAAGAACGGCGTCGAGGTGAAGGTCCGCGCCCGCGTCACCGTCCGCACCAACCTCAAGCAGCTCATCGGCGGCGCCACCGAGGAGACAATCATCGCCCGCGTCGGCGAGGGGATCATCACCGCGATCGGCTCGTCGTCAGACCAATTCGCCGTGATGGAGAACCCCGACCGCATCAGCAAGGCGGTGCTCGAACGCGGCCTCGACGCGCACACGGCGTTCGAGATCGTGTCGATCGACATCGCCGACATCGACATCGGCGAGAACATCGGCGCCCGCCTCCAAGCCGACCAGGCCGAGGCCGACACCCGCAAGGCCCAGGCGATGGCCGAGAAGCGTCGCGCCGACGCGATCGCCCGCGAGCAAGAGATGAAGGCCCAGGTCGCTTACCAACGCGGCCAAGTCGTCGCCGCCGAAGCCGAAGTCCCCCGCGCGATGGCCGACGCGTTCCGGAAGGGAAATCTCGGCGTCCTGACGAAGAGCTCGACACCCTGACGGGCGAGATGACAGAGGTTAGATGGCAGATGATAGAGATTGAGCTTGCGGCTCTTCCCTATCATCTACCCTCTGCCATCTATCATCTCTTTTACTACTGCTTCTTCAACGCGTACTCGATCGCCAGCGCGTTGAACGGCTCGTTCTCTTCGT from Botrimarina mediterranea encodes:
- a CDS encoding DUF1559 family PulG-like putative transporter is translated as MTTPPRQATRAHRPRPGFTLVELLVVIAIIGTLTALILGGVQAARSAARRAQCTNNLSQIGKAIINYETQKQSYPGYVQSLQQGKRPGQAPNEKNFLVPQVNGLSGSRFQSVTVTTPAKVYDDSRVSWAAMILNEIEGGQIYDNMVDSTIDVSDDRALIRPIAAYICPDDTELTSVEGNAGLSYSANTGAWDWYTTSGSLASAFDRAAFTAIEGDHRANGVFHNLTFGNVKMDSGDVSKGDGAENTILLAENIQKEGAYTWAAAALSLPGEQQLGVVWLDPAQHGGGDREWSPFTSGAMIPFSAEGPSPEYPSTTPQFARPSSGHSGVFNVVMASGAVRTIATTVDYSVYQRLLTVQGSKCVEPVEHNDSVFRTLPPLAAGDY
- a CDS encoding mechanosensitive ion channel family protein gives rise to the protein MSRPLVRWSLLGLSLLAFGAALPVARADVTAAANGESAPAEKPAEPEVPAEMLTPQAALEAFVKRMQANEKSSAAELLDLSQLSAVAADSRGADLAYKLFRLIPAVGDPPTQGGESEINPWYLQKEGSSAKVDFEKAESNPDYEQSWSLENWLLYSAPEAEQITIARDGVGRWRFSAETVAVIDPLYEQFEKRIDELAEKRAELTAANGDTTATETEPTETFGVWVRKQFPQSWRTTHFLLPTYQWLLLAAFIPLGWLADWLTRRVMTWIGDMLLFRIDPDFVEEHKTTAGVWQPVGRLANAAVWVFGARFIELSPTLTSILLNGLVIVTIVAAVLALFRVLDLVGDYFTRRAKRSSRQFDNLFIPLANSTAKIAIGVVGVIATIATFSDELPSTLLGGLGIGGIAIALASQETLSNFVGSITLLFDRPFEVGDYVKIDNVEGSIESLGFRSTRIRTPLDSEVTLPNSKLASSSIDNLGRRKYRRYLTLLGVEYSTTPERIEAFCEGIRELIRRHPHTRKDFYAAYLHNFGANSLDIQLLVFFEVPDYATELRERHRLLADVLRLAAELGVSFAFPTQTLYLQKGEKCEVPELSDETPDRSGARTAAKIAGELPNYQDRPGPVKFPGATQFE
- the floA gene encoding flotillin-like protein FloA (flotillin-like protein involved in membrane lipid rafts), which gives rise to MTPLFAAAPLTAAPLAAQAAPLLAQGLAENLFVQAVLVVVIIGAALLLAFFLLNYGRVWLQAFMSNVPMNPFDLVFMSLRQVHAKTIVDARIQAMQAGVGQDPTSGITTKRLEAHYLAGGNVPRVISAIIAAHRADIDLDFDRAAAIDLAGRDVLDAVKTSVYPKVIDCPDPEKSPRSTLSAVAKNGVEVKVRARVTVRTNLKQLIGGATEETIIARVGEGIITAIGSSSDQFAVMENPDRISKAVLERGLDAHTAFEIVSIDIADIDIGENIGARLQADQAEADTRKAQAMAEKRRADAIAREQEMKAQVAYQRGQVVAAEAEVPRAMADAFRKGNLGVLTKSSTP